In the genome of Cydia strobilella chromosome Z, ilCydStro3.1, whole genome shotgun sequence, one region contains:
- the LOC134754808 gene encoding uncharacterized protein LOC134754808, whose amino-acid sequence MDSHSRSASPGAPARPQHRPPSPPSPPTPPTTGLDNRAFQPDDPNHNDSFASNHTHQNGHTKELNGESKTLEAVNLELINLQPRNGNTKKKDVEVDMNVTNPYDEYFVPVNEHRKYMRGEKLYVTADKRGGKGGCKRPLCWTLLGLVVAAVVALIALAATGVLFTNSPTPVEQYNASVSSARALGGIGHASHRDHDHHHNHGHDHDHTYHDDQTLDAEKPDDTQQVGYSHDETTTHGSDEEYDQSDVENNNDFSMYVPKVMEGELKIDNEEITDALYDPRSNEYKQFTEDFTQALKEALFGLDSMNDNGNDVIVEFIELRKESGIIMYRIHWKSALNYEPNNELGPNELKADLEKYLVRHNRMINLYHVAKDGIKARRVLDLCQINKNSCEYGCEFDESTLDFTCTCPQNQMLDITNPHRCISTDKTNSADDAAHKPNNAFANSDSDHTTTNINTENNIHNTRHSDGNVFDWKETRAVMLETTTASDPDLKFSHIFGRENNAEDEQNTENMNSSTESKDTSKPDIQAEPEPSSVPEPEPTSEPEPTSEPSPEPSSEPSLEASSEPSSEPYSEPTPEPSPEPSSEPEAEPSSESESESSYEPEAKQHLELSPKLLSEPEPEPTSAPEPESSSEPASETKSEIEPEPTLEPEVSSDPKLSKTEGSLEPKAVVELETSPVSEHTTSLHSEKEHISELRTTPEPIAVPKTDLEVKIDTVSEPKNEHETVTDSNNSMNDLTTESKIVSNSLTEPNHIVKQGQGEESETKEESVTKSTMLILNYSPIVESKSAPQYETTTKENTENNFEKESETEHTKNGENNLSDESIDVTSVMFSPINDLGEVKINDDDKNVVTTTEPPMEANTELSILKQNKPQENNLHLISSNGDNGWLQYVKNGTTTENDNLKDNETKKIHLTDLGATDHPNATDDELSFEYIAKNNEVPSEMGDEETKTTIAPAVHADSENTTDFNSNQLSTNQVYGTSESENRAEIQDVQLDQPVTEYLNKDSVPPENEEIIKNKHMTESLDKKATHGSQTNGEEPSNEPSDISFDYIINRSSKSIEEQNSTAIEHVTSKATVEQSTTTNDSDWVRVSVTEINYAKTFSKIPEDAETTTVNELEDIINSRMSNEDFEPDYLNNMDKSTTKAPEQYVPMYISHDYDNEELRVKRVNLEAKNNTHLPVTTEPTETSKKSDRSETTTVSAYVYRTGQSFLSNSADITSTPKDINQTEPAPVWEESDNDIHLLNIESTENNSLRTINQTHMNASTESMPDNTTPVNNFNVTIYEISALENNTFPTAKHMNSHSSEYDDHETEMNPFLPEIENNKSLVKKLQEGHDLEPTNLNDKQNENNDDHSLPNERQTSAKSNSSENLNVINNDYTTIGPEVMSADSKNVHLHTSNTSDVTNNTNLRSHKSVFDKLWSQNEDIQPISTFLIDTEDLGKERTTVSNPIIVKNILENGASSPAPADKKRTLSKKNNADDNNNMEFLSVLPLHNQDEIKVPEKNLKSENILELNDIRTLDLTK is encoded by the exons AGGGGAGAAGCTGTATGTGACAGCAGACAAGCGTGGCGGGAAGGGCGGCTGCAAGCGACCGCTGTGCTGGACGCTGCTAGGGCTCGTGGTGGCCGCCGTCGTCGCGCTCATCGCGCTCGCCGCCA CTGGTGTTTTATTCACTAATTCCCCGACACCGGTGGAACAGTACAACGCGTCCGTCAGCTCAGCACGGGCGCTCGGCGGCATCGGGCATGCGTCCCACCGCGACCACGACCATCACCACAATCACGGTCACGACCACGATCACACATACCACGACGACCAGACTCTGGACGCAGAAAAGCCTGACGATACCCAACAAGTTGGCTACAGTCACGATGAGACAACGACTCACGGAAGTGATGAAGAATACGACCAATCCGATGtcgaaaataataatgatttttcAATGTATG tacctAAAGTAATGGAGGGCGAATTAAAAATAGACAATGAAGAAATCACAGATGCGCTTTACGATCCTAGAAGTAACGAGTACAAACAATTTACAGAAGATTTTACCCAAGCACTTAAAGAAGCCCTATTCGGGTTAGACTCGATGAACGATAACGGCAACGACGTAATAGTAGAATTCATAGAGCTCAG GAAAGAGTCAGGCATCATAATGTACAGAATACATTGGAAATCAGCGCTTAATTACGAGCCAAACAACGAGTTAGGCCCTAATGAACTGAAGGCTGATTTGGAAAAATATCTAGTTAGACACAATAGGATGATAAACCTTTATCATGTCGCTAAAGATGGAATAAAAGCGAGGCGAGTTCTGGATCTATgtcaaatcaataaaaatagtTGTGAATACGGCTGCGAGTTCGATGAAAGTACCTTAGATTTTACATGCACTTGTCCCCAAAATCAAATGCTAGATATCACAAACCCTCACAGGTGTATATCAACCGATAAAACAAATTCGGCGGATGACGCAGCTCATAAACCAAATAACGCTTTCGCAAATTCCGATTCAGACCACACCACAACTAACATCAACACcgaaaataatatacataacacACGTCATTCAGACGGCAATGTTTTTGACTGGAAAGAAACTCGTGCTGTGATGTTAGAAACGACCACCGCCTCAGATCCAGATCTTAAGTTTTCACACATATTTGGTCGTGAAAACAACGCTGAGGATGAACAAAACACTGAGAATATGAATTCAAGTACTGAAAGTAAAGACACAAGCAAACCTGACATCCAAGCAGAGCCCGAACCTTCATCAGTGCCAGAACCAGAACCCACATCCGAACCAGAACCTACTTCTGAACCATCGCCTGAACCATCTTCTGAACCGTCGCTTGAAGCATCTTCGGAACCATCGTCTGAACCTTATTCTGAACCGACGCCAGAACCATCGCCTGAACCATCGTCAGAGCCAGAAGCAGAACCATCTTCGGAATCGGAATCCGAATCTTCTTATGAACCAGAGGCCAAACAACATTTGGAACTGAGCCCTAAACTATTGTCAGAACCAGAACCTGAACCGACTTCGGCACCGGAACCTGAATCTTCCTCTGAACCAGCATCTGAAACAAAATCGGAAATTGAACCTGAACCTACGTTGGAACCGGAAGTTTCTTCCGACCCAAAACTTTCAAAAACAGAGGGAAGCCTCGAGCCCAAAGCAGTGGTAGAACTTGAAACTTCTCCAGTCTCAGAACATACAACATCATTACATTCCGAAAAAGAACATATCTCTGAACTAAGAACAACACCAGAACCAATTGCAGTACCTAAAACAGACCTCGAAGTAAAAATAGATACGGTTTCTGAACCAAAAAATGAACATGAAACAGTAACAGACAGTAATAATAGTATGAATGATCTCACAACAGAATCTAAGATAGTTTCAAATTCTTTAACTGAACCAAACCATATCGTAAAACAGGGACAAGGTGAAGAATCAGAAACAAAAGAAGAAAGTGTAACTAAGTCCACAATGctcatattaaattatagtccaATAGTTGAATCTAAGTCAGCACCACAATACGAAACTACGACAAAGGAAAATACagaaaacaattttgaaaaGGAATCTGAAACAGAACATACGAAAAACGGTGAAAACAACTTGTCTGATGAATCCATAGATGTCACAAGCGTGATGTTCTCCCCTATCAACGATTTAGGtgaagttaaaataaatgacgATGATAAAAACGTTGTTACAACAACGGAACCACCGATGGAAGCTAATACAGAATTATCAATTTTGAAACAGAACAAACCACAAGAAAATAACTTACATTTAATAAGTTCCAACGGTGACAATGGTTGGCTTCAGTATGTTAAGAACGGAACCACAACAGAAAATGATAACTTAAAGGATAATGAGACTAAAAAGATACATTTGACTGACCTAGGTGCTACCGACCATCCTAATGCAACCGACGACGAACTGTCATTCGAATACATTgcaaaaaataatgaagttCCAAGCGAAATGGGTGACGaagaaactaaaactacaaTAGCCCCTGCAGTGCACGCTGATAGTGAAAATACCACTGATTTTAATTCAAACCAATTGTCGACTAACCAAGTTTATGGTACCTCTGAAAGTGAAAATCGGGCTGAAATACAGGACGTTCAATTAGATCAGCCAGTAACAGAATATTTAAACAAAGACAGTGTGCCTCCAGAAAATgaggaaattataaaaaataagcatatGACGGAATCTCTTGATAAAAAAGCTACACATGGTTCTCAGACCAATGGAGAAGAACCATCAAACGAACCTTCCGATATTTCTTTTGATTATATCATTAACCGTTCATCAAAGTCTATTGAAGAACAAAATAGTACAGCTATAGAACATGTGACCTCAAAAGCAACTGTTGAACAAAGTACTACTACAAACGATTCTGATTGGGTACGTGTATCAGTAACTGAAATCAATTATGCAAAAACGTTTAGCAAAATCCCGGAAGATGCCGAAACTACAACGGTTAACGAATTAGAAGATATAATTAATTCTAGGATGTCAAACGAAGACTTTGAACCAGATTATTTAAACAATATGGATAAAAGTACCACTAAAGCACCAGAACAGTATGTACCAATGTATATTTCTCATGATTATGACAATGAAGAATTGCGCGTGAAACGAGTTAACCTAGAAgcaaaaaataatacacatCTTCCGGTTACCACGGAACCGACGGAAACTTCAAAAAAGAGCGACCGTAGTGAAACCACCACTGTTAGTGCCTACGTTTATAGAACAGGACAATCTTTCCTAAGTAACAGTGCCGACATAACAAGTACTCCGAAAGATATAAACCAAACTGAACCAGCTCCCGTTTGGGAGGAATCCGATAATGACATACACTTACTTAACATAGAATCTACAGAAAATAATTCGTTGCGCACCATTAATCAGACACATATGAACGCAAGTACAGAAAGTATGCCAGACAACACAACGCCCGTAAACAATTTCAATGTTACGATATATGAAATATCAGCCCTTGAGAATAACACATTCCCTACAGCAAAACACATGAACTCCCATTCTTCGGAATATGATGACCATGAAACAGAAATGAACCCATTTTTAccagaaatagaaaataataaaagtctCGTCAAAAAACTACAAGAAGGACACGATTTAGAGCCGACTAACCTCAACGACAAACAAAATGAGAATAATGATGATCATTCTCTACCAAATGAACGCCAAACAAGTGCAAAAAGCAATTCTAGCGAGAacttaaatgtaataaataatgattacacAACTATCGGACCTGAAGTAATGTCCGCCGATAGTAAAAATGTACATTTACATACTAGTAACACTTCAGACGTTACGAATAACACGAATCTACGTAGCCATAAAAGTGTATTTGACAAATTATGGAGCCAAAACGAGGATATTCAACCTATTTCAACATTCCTAATTGATACTGAAGACTTAGGCAAGGAACGCACTACTGTTTCTAATCCTattatagtaaaaaatattttagaaaatggTGCGTCTAGTCCAGCGCCTGCAGATAAAAAACGAacattaagcaaaaaaaataatgcagaTGACAACAATAACATGGAATTTTTAAGTGTTCTTCCTCTTCATAACCAAGATGAAATAAAAGTGCCTGAGAAAAACTTGAAAAGTGAAAATATACTGGAACTTAATGACATAAGGACATTAGATTTAACCAAATAG